The following DNA comes from Erigeron canadensis isolate Cc75 chromosome 3, C_canadensis_v1, whole genome shotgun sequence.
ATCATAAGTTTAGGCTCACAAGGAATACCATGATCTTTACCAGGAGAATTACGGGGAAGCATCTCCTCGCTTGTCTCTATAGCACAACCATCATCTAAAGGAACACTCTGTTCTCCAGACCCAGAATCTGCATTATGGGTCTCGTCACTAATATCATTCTCTTCAGAAGATATCAAATCAGATTTTTTTTCTGACATGTCCTTGATGTAATCTACTTTGACAATATCTACAGCCACAAAGAAAAAGTATCGAGTCAACAAATAACAGTAAAAACCAAATGAAAAAGAATAGCAAAATGAGTTGTAGGCTGGCTAGACCTAAACAATATTTTTCTGAAAGTTGTTTTACATCTAACTAGTTGTAGAAGAATCTTACAAAATTACATTTCAATAACAATTCGAGTATATTATTAGAACAATCTAACAAGTTTCGAAAACGAACACTGAAAGCAAACCTTCATCACATGTAACCTGAACCCATTTAAGTTGTTTATTTCCATTTAGCTGTTTAACTCATTATAGATATTAATTAAAAGGGGAAAAAACCCAAACTGACCCATTTAAGTAAATGGGATAACATAGCTATCTCTACTTCCAATTAATGTTACCTTCAGGGAGGGTACCTGGGGCATCTTGTTTCACTAGCGGCTTTTGTAACATATCAGTCCCAGGAAACACCACCATATTCAGAGATTTTAGTTCTTGTTTGTGTGATTCCTCCAATGGATGGAAGCCAAAAACATCAGTCCATGTATTCATGTGTTCAGCAATTGCAGGAATAATCAATTTTTCAACTTGGAGGGAGGAAAGTGCCTGGAAAGAAAAGAGAACTGTAAATAAGGTTATAGGAAGATGAAATTCAATATGAATCAGAATTATCAGGTAACCACTATTACAAAGCTCGAGTTACTTTTGCCACGGGGAGAAGGGGGACGGGGGAAGGGGTATATAAATCCATATATGCTTAATACACAAGTATgtacacatacaaatataacACAGCTCCGTTCAAGTATTGACCACATTTCTATCTACTTATCTAGAACACAGATGTACAAGCCAATAGAACAGATGCTATCCAAGAATTCAGCACATCACAGTAAGCCCTCACATAGAGGGTTTTACATCAGACTGAAAATAGTAGAAGCATTCATTATTTATGTTGTGTTTCCTAGTCCACTTAATGTAGTTCTGCTTTCAATTGAGTATACTTTAAGGGAGGATTCAAGTTTAGaaataaattttgatatgataATAGTTTCCATTAACTGGTTTTCTATGTATTGACTGATACGTTTTCCAACTACTATATTTGACTACTAATCTGTTCATGACCTCCTTGAGCAGCTGGGCCATACATCCACTAGATAAGTTCCGATTTTTGACATCACATTCATTGCATAAAACGTTCATCACACAGCATTGGTTTTAAAATCAGATCAGATTGAACCGATTTTGAAACCAAAACCAATATAACGTAAAATTCACAAGAAAAAAACTCATGAACAATATGTTATCAGTTCTTTAGATGAACTAGGGTACATATAAAAATGACTACACACGGCGTGAAAACGAAAATTTTCAACCCATTTTGACTAGGGATCAGGATGGGTATATTTGGTACATGACTACATGCAGAAACAAATTAAGTTGACACAAGCTTTTTGTCCAAACTTATGAAGCATGAAcattttataaacattaaaacatatattgtgtAAAACATGATTACAAAGTGACAATATTACTGAATCATAGCAAAAGTTTTCATTAAAATGATATTGGAGGTTTATTGCATCCAAAATAAACTTTAGGCAACTTTCTTACCATATGACAAATTAGAGGTAAAGCATAACCCATATCAGCCGTAAGAAACTTAAGTTGACATAAAAAACTTCTTTGAaccttttataaaacatatagtgtgtcaaatatgatttgCCAAGTTATATTATTTGACCAATtccaatattttattaaaaaaattgatattggaGATCTGATGCATCAAAAGATACTTTGGATAAAAATTGACAACTCCAGAAAGGCAATAATGACCGACTGCCAGAGCCTACACACATAATCTTCTTACCGACTCAATCGCGGATAATAGTCGACTACACATCCCTTGTCGTCTATATAGATGACGAGTCCCAATAAATGGCATCTCTGCCAGTTGCGTTCCATGTATCCTGAGCATATAAACTAGGTTAGGTTCCAATTATAGTCCACAACACAACACACAATATTCCACTGACCTATATGACAGATCAAATATAGCACCCTACCTGATTGATgcagcacaaacaacttcatcCCCCCTCTCTAGAATGGCTGTATAGAAACCACTATAATTTAACCGGCTAAGGTTGGATCTACATGGAAATTACCATATATCAGTGTGCATTCAAAGAAGTATCCTGCATCTAAACTCAGTACATATGGGTATCAATGCAGTGCAATACAAGAGAGTGACAACATTAGTTTACACATAAAGACACAAAATGtcacttaacgagatgcataaTCTAGATGAAGTCTATTTTCCTTCTATAAAAAAGTAGCCCGCTCTTTAGCccttttatgtatattttcttCTGATTTCTTTTTGCTCTTCTATTAATAAGATTAATTATAAACAGCTAGGCGTAGGTTATATTTTAACTTCAACAGATCAAACGCATTGATTTTCAAAACTTAATTAAAAGGAAAACAGGTCAAAGGTTGCCAAAATTACATGCTTGAGACAGTTTAAGTTAACTTGTTAAATGAattagattattagtttaatgGTTTAGTTTTCTTATCacatttaagaaaataaatactTATAGTAGTAAagcaaaattaaacaaaacaatagCTGATGGGTTGGTCAGTGCAGTTGCCACCTCTGATAGTATACAACTTACCCACAAGTAAAGACCACATTACGAATTAAATTGGTCCCGCTTCGCCTGTCAGTAAAAGGCAAAAAACACTCATCCATGACTGACATAGCCACAGCCAGCATAGAATTGTATTCTACTCGTTGCGAAAGTTCTACCGGAGGTGCCTCTATGGAGATATCAGATCGATGAATAAGAGACCATGAAAATTCTGAATCCAGTTCGTGCTTCACCCGAACAAGCTTTTGCAAGTGATCATATAACTGAAAAATTAAGAGAACAGATGCCTTTACTCAGTATAACTACAGCATCTCTATCACGGCAAGAAAAGAGGTCATAAGCAACACTGtgcaaatttatatattataataccTTGAATATCTACCAGTTTCAAAATAAAAAGCTGATACTGCTTTCCTATCTTATATTATGAAACTaaaaatctagaaaacaactatAAGCCTTCAAACAGAACAAAATTGatgtgccagatttcataaAGAAAATCTAGTACAAGAGGAATGTAAAGACCACTTGATAAACTAACTTGCACAAGTAGTCTCATGTTCCCACCTACAATATGTACTTTCGCAAAAATTCATCAGGTGACTAATGCGTCAGTGGAGATGAAGAGTTGAAAACAATACAAAATGTACTTTCTGAGTTTTCTTTTCCGGGCTGTAATATGATGGCTAGGCTTGAAAAAGTAATATTCAAATGCCAAAATTCAGTCAACAAAAACAGTCAATGACCCAAAAAATTCATCAAGTGCATGTAAGTCCGTAAGGGCTTCACAACAAAAGGTGTTGCACTAGGTGAGCCTCTTGATGTGCCACGCCTCAACATAAAAAAAGGTCTAAACATTGGAGCCGGGTGGGGAGCATAGGTGCACCTGTGGCGTGTTTTTAAAAGCTATGGTTTCATGTATAAGTGACTAATATAACTTTGATCACGCATGGCAACATGTCATAGAATGAATGCATGTACACACTCAATGATACACAGCGTAGCTTCATCCTTTATTTCCTTGCAATGTGGTAGGTTATGAAGTCATAACATGCTAatgattctttttcttctcattGGGTAGGTGAGTAGGTCCAAGATGTATTAGTCTAGAGTAAGCATGTAAAAGTTCTGAATCTTATCTCTATCTTTTACTTCACAGCCGATAGTTTTAGACGTAATAGCAATAACATCCACAAAGTTCTATTGAGATGCACACAAAATTTCAGAATGTTATAAACATTGAATACCTCGTGACACTTGCTTCCGCAGAAAGACGAGCTCATATAATTGGATTTAATTGGCTTGTCATCTATTTCTGGCCTGCAAGATTCATGATCTGCAAAATCACAAAGTTGTCTTTAACTAACAGTTGTAAATAATACatgccaaaaataaaataaaaatcgtAAGACAGAGTAATTACATTTTTTCTGACAAAGGCGACACGCTAAAAGTGAATCTTTGGTTTTACCATCAACCTCGGTGCAGATGCCGTCACAATATTTGCAACAACAGTTAAGACAAAGCCAATCACCTTGGGGAAGCATCTGAAATGAGAGGGGAAAAGTATGAGACTGGTCTGTTAAATGATTACATATTAGAGAACTACAATACATCCCAggcttgaaatgacattattcACAAACGGATAAAACTAGTTTCATGCATATACATCCCATCTACATTTTCATTGTGCGAACCCTGAAAATTCTGGAGAAAATTAGCTTTAAGAAAATTTGTTATCTAGTAATTAAATGAGCCATTGCATTAGAATTATAATTAGCTGCATATGTATTCAGATTTGACGCAACTTAGTGACTTTTTCCATGACATCAACTCTATACTCTACCATGAACACCATAAGATTATGGACAGTGATTCATTCATGGGTTTGCCTGGTGGGAGTTTAAACAACACCCACTAATCGCATGCTTATACACTGAGATACTGGGATATGAAACTAAAAAACTAATATagtaacaaaaattaaattaaaacatacaTGAAATACAAAAGAGattaaaatcattcaaaatttaGTAGCTGAAGGGTGCACGAATTTGCAACAACAGTATTATAAAAGGCAATTTCGACCAATCTTCTTATGCATGGGTGAATTAGGGTTGTGGTATATGAAATGCTAAACCAAACAAATTCTTGAGAAAACATATAATGATCagagatataaaataaaaatttaaaaagagagaaaaaaaaagtagttaattTAATTGGTCCATCATATATACCACAAGTAATTGTTTGTAAGACTAgtatttgtttatctttatctttaaacccttataaagcaaacacCACTTTTGCCCCTTTAAACTTTTCTGTCTTTGAAAAGTCGAAAATACACCCAGGTTTAttaaaatgttgaaaaataGGTTATTGTTGTTGTGGACAAGACTCGAACAAGGAATATATGACTTTTAAAGAAACCATCTTACCACTCCAATAACTACTGTTGGTTTGTTAAATTTCCCTCCActaaatataaatcaaatactttcaccCAATagacctataatacctttaatgaaattatatataacatacatcATTGAACCCTTAAAATAACCACACCACCTCTTTATATCAATAACTTCTACATTAACAATTTACATGCTACCGTTAACGCCTTTACCGCCTCCCATTTTCgtcatcaccgccgcattgcgcgggtacccttCTAGTGTTTAATAAAGAAAACTGCTTATAAGGGAACAACTCAAAACGGGTCAAAGTCACCCAAAATGCCTTCTTGATGCATAAAAGCTCTTAgatcatttttattcaaaatatcggattaatgtataattaaaaattttctgCAGACATATTTGGCACAACTAATTACTTAGAAAATGTTCAAGGTCAACCCAATTACCCTTGTTGGACCATTATCTATCCTGCCCACTTTCCCATCTCTAATCAGTGACCATATAGTATTGGTACCTGTATGTCCAAGCAACTCTGGTGAAAGGTTGATGGACATCCATCACAACAGATCAAATCCCCGCCATCACCACAGATGCCACAAGTATCATCATTAGGATCATCACCGTCAACATCTACATTGTAAAACCCCGTTTGCTCCAACTCTCCTAGTTTATTCCATGCATCAATCTGACACTGCATTAGTGACTTTCCTGACTCCAAAAAGATATTTAGAAATGGCTGCCGGAGTTTGCTTCCAGCATGCTCCTCAAACTTAAAAACCGTTACAACTTCACTACAACAACCACAATTGATTCCTTCTTTAGTAATAGACCCTTTTTGCATCGCTCGTGTCTTCCTAGGGTTCATGTATTTCGCATCCTCATTCATATGCACCACACCGGAGTCAACTAACCACGAGAGTAAGGTCCGCTTTCCTGAATACGCTTCAAAGCCATTTTCTAAATTTGATCCCTTGTCAGACCCGCGAACCAACAACGTACCTCTGCCAATTTTCCTGCTTTTTCTTCCACTTTTCTCTTCCTTATAACTGTCTGAATCATCTGCATCTTCATATTTTCTCTTCTTTCTCATTTCTCTTTGTTTCTTCTTTTGTGTTTGCCGTGTTAATTTACCAAGTACTTCATCACGTAAGGGAGTAAAGCCACTACCATCTTCAATATCATCTTCCTTTTCCTTCTGAAACGCATCATAAGCCTTCACAATAGACCAGTAACCAGTTCCGGCAGGACTAATATAGACAGCATCCATGTAAGATTTGTTCCTTCTTGGTCTATAATCAATAGTCCAATTTGCAGCAAGAAGCATATCCTTAATCTTTTCTCTCAATATTTGCTTTTCAGTGCCACCACTAGCCTTAACCTCGCTTCCCTTGCCCTTACTTTCAGTATCTTCCTCAGTCAGTTCTTTAACAAACCCTTCATTTTTAACCCGTTTCCGTTTCCTACTACTTTTATCACTTGACTGATCCTTTCTCTTCGTCAAAACTGGTGTCCCAATATCTACTTGTTTCTTAACACTATCTTCAGGCGTGGAAACATGTCCATCTCTACGCGACCTTTTCTTGTACAGGATTATAGGCTTGGTTTCTTGTGTCTGATCATCACTACTTTTTGTCAGTGAAGCAACTATCTGTTGCGGGACAATAGTCTCGGTTTCTTGTGCATGATCATCACTACTTTCCGTCAGTAAAGCACCCGCCTTTTGCATCTTACTCGGAACTATAAGCTC
Coding sequences within:
- the LOC122590893 gene encoding uncharacterized protein LOC122590893 isoform X2 encodes the protein MKEASRSSKNQAQLTSGDSDSESESSTDNSEVSSSDNSSSSENRKDVKKSELDVFEFDEYDDDDGFEYASSIKNKISAANNKWKDLFSPKLESPRAKNDKNDTVIATSPSPVKMDIDNDDDDEEADMTLSVWTKKYRASSGKRVKSVEKNGIVEVTVSKNSDSEEKKSSSDHGQETELIVPSKMQKAGALLTESSDDHAQETETIVPQQIVASLTKSSDDQTQETKPIILYKKRSRRDGHVSTPEDSVKKQVDIGTPVLTKRKDQSSDKSSRKRKRVKNEGFVKELTEEDTESKGKGSEVKASGGTEKQILREKIKDMLLAANWTIDYRPRRNKSYMDAVYISPAGTGYWSIVKAYDAFQKEKEDDIEDGSGFTPLRDEVLGKLTRQTQKKKQREMRKKRKYEDADDSDSYKEEKSGRKSRKIGRGTLLVRGSDKGSNLENGFEAYSGKRTLLSWLVDSGVVHMNEDAKYMNPRKTRAMQKGSITKEGINCGCCSEVVTVFKFEEHAGSKLRQPFLNIFLESGKSLMQCQIDAWNKLGELEQTGFYNVDVDGDDPNDDTCGICGDGGDLICCDGCPSTFHQSCLDIQMLPQGDWLCLNCCCKYCDGICTEVDGKTKDSLLACRLCQKKYHESCRPEIDDKPIKSNYMSSSFCGSKCHELYDHLQKLVRVKHELDSEFSWSLIHRSDISIEAPPVELSQRVEYNSMLAVAMSVMDECFLPFTDRRSGTNLIRNVVFTCGSNLSRLNYSGFYTAILERGDEVVCAASIRIHGTQLAEMPFIGTRHLYRRQGMCSRLLSAIESALSSLQVEKLIIPAIAEHMNTWTDVFGFHPLEESHKQELKSLNMVVFPGTDMLQKPLVKQDAPDIVKVDYIKDMSEKKSDLISSEENDISDETHNADSGSGEQSVPLDDGCAIETSEEMLPRNSPGKDHGIPCEPKLMISVDAHIESATNDSTVMEANKITPEVQLSGKKSVSANSHMHTNVEETTAQNGDGSNLLPVQMDVHPDTNVEETNVQTGDGLSLLPTQVDVHPDTNVEETNVQTGDGLSLLPTQVDVHQDTNVEETNVQAGDGVSLLPIQVDVHPDTNVVETNVQTGDGVSLVPTQVDVHQDTNVEETSLQNCDASDQLATVVDVDIVTNVEKTSVQTGKRSILFPTQVDVHPDTNGEENGVQTVDESNLLPSQVDVHPNTKVEETNVQTADGSNLLSTQVDVHPDTNLEVNSVQKTDVCPDTNVEEISDGSNLLPNKVVVHPGIDVEETSVQKTDVHLDTNIEETSVPTGDGSIVLPTQVDLCPNTNVEEASLQKTDVHSEENVKEASLQTGDGSNLLPCKVDVHPDTNSVKTSVQQQIDLHPDTNLEEASVQTGNGSNLLSTQVDVNHETNVEETGVRQTDVHTNTNVEETIVQTGDGSNQVSTQVDVHTETGVEEAALQTGDRSNLVSTQVDVHTDSTVEKVNVQINGTVSSKLLCERDVESSRMESFSMEAHVAVRVDESSADVKPVIPETGNYAEKEKVLLSAGKEGSCES
- the LOC122590893 gene encoding uncharacterized protein LOC122590893 isoform X1 produces the protein MKEASRSSKNQAQLTSGDSDSESESSTDNSEVSSSDNSSSSENRKDVKKSELDVFEFDEYDDDDGFEYASSIKNKISAANNKWKDLFSPKLESPRAKNDKNDTVIATSPSPVKMDIDNDDDDEEADMTLSVWTKKYRASSGKRVKSVEKNGIVEVTVSKNSDSEEKKSSSDHGQETELIVPSKMQKAGALLTESSDDHAQETETIVPQQIVASLTKSSDDQTQETKPIILYKKRSRRDGHVSTPEDSVKKQVDIGTPVLTKRKDQSSDKSSRKRKRVKNEGFVKELTEEDTESKGKGSEVKASGGTEKQILREKIKDMLLAANWTIDYRPRRNKSYMDAVYISPAGTGYWSIVKAYDAFQKEKEDDIEDGSGFTPLRDEVLGKLTRQTQKKKQREMRKKRKYEDADDSDSYKEEKSGRKSRKIGRGTLLVRGSDKGSNLENGFEAYSGKRTLLSWLVDSGVVHMNEDAKYMNPRKTRAMQKGSITKEGINCGCCSEVVTVFKFEEHAGSKLRQPFLNIFLESGKSLMQCQIDAWNKLGELEQTGFYNVDVDGDDPNDDTCGICGDGGDLICCDGCPSTFHQSCLDIQMLPQGDWLCLNCCCKYCDGICTEVDGKTKDSLLACRLCQKKYHESCRPEIDDKPIKSNYMSSSFCGSKCHELYDHLQKLVRVKHELDSEFSWSLIHRSDISIEAPPVELSQRVEYNSMLAVAMSVMDECFLPFTDRRSGTNLIRNVVFTCGSNLSRLNYSGFYTAILERGDEVVCAASIRIHGTQLAEMPFIGTRHLYRRQGMCSRLLSAIESALSSLQVEKLIIPAIAEHMNTWTDVFGFHPLEESHKQELKSLNMVVFPGTDMLQKPLVKQDAPGTLPEDIVKVDYIKDMSEKKSDLISSEENDISDETHNADSGSGEQSVPLDDGCAIETSEEMLPRNSPGKDHGIPCEPKLMISVDAHIESATNDSTVMEANKITPEVQLSGKKSVSANSHMHTNVEETTAQNGDGSNLLPVQMDVHPDTNVEETNVQTGDGLSLLPTQVDVHPDTNVEETNVQTGDGLSLLPTQVDVHQDTNVEETNVQAGDGVSLLPIQVDVHPDTNVVETNVQTGDGVSLVPTQVDVHQDTNVEETSLQNCDASDQLATVVDVDIVTNVEKTSVQTGKRSILFPTQVDVHPDTNGEENGVQTVDESNLLPSQVDVHPNTKVEETNVQTADGSNLLSTQVDVHPDTNLEVNSVQKTDVCPDTNVEEISDGSNLLPNKVVVHPGIDVEETSVQKTDVHLDTNIEETSVPTGDGSIVLPTQVDLCPNTNVEEASLQKTDVHSEENVKEASLQTGDGSNLLPCKVDVHPDTNSVKTSVQQQIDLHPDTNLEEASVQTGNGSNLLSTQVDVNHETNVEETGVRQTDVHTNTNVEETIVQTGDGSNQVSTQVDVHTETGVEEAALQTGDRSNLVSTQVDVHTDSTVEKVNVQINGTVSSKLLCERDVESSRMESFSMEAHVAVRVDESSADVKPVIPETGNYAEKEKVLLSAGKEGSCES